In Shewanella sp. GD04112, the sequence AGTGTGCTTGAGCGCCTCTGCCGTCCAAGCCGAAACGCCGATTTGCACCGCCTTAAAGCCATGGTTGATGGCGCGGCGTGGCCCAGTTGAACCCGAAAGGTTAGCGGGTAAACCGTTGTTAAACTTAGGGTCCATCACTAATGCCATTTGGCGGTCGATGAGATCGGCGATGTTGGCGACAGTGTTTTTCAAGGAATCCATCGCAAAGGCAATGTGTCCGCCGTAGAAATGGCCGCCGTGGAGAATATGCTCGCCTTCACCATCGACTATGGGGTTATCGTTGGCGCTGTTAACTTCGGTTTCGATAAATTGGCGCATAAAGGGCAGCGCATCCTGCAATACGCCAATGATGTGCGGCGCGCAGCGGATGGAATATCTGTCCTGCAGACGATCTGAATTGCGGGGGTGAACATGGTGGTTCAAATCTTCCCTGATCCAAGTCGCGATTTGGTTTTGTCCCGGATGGGGTTTGGCGGCAAACAGAATATCGTCGAAATGGTTCGAGTTACCTTTGAGGGTTAACGACGCCATGGCGGTTATGCGGCTGGCTAAACGCGCTAAATATTGTGCACGATCAAAGGCTAAACAGGCTAATGCCGTCATCACCGCCGTGCCATTCATCAGGGCTAAACCCTCCTTGGGGCGCAGCACATGGGGCGTGATGTTCAGCTCGCGGTAAACCTCTTGGGTGGCTCTGCGCTCGCCGTTATAAATCACTTCGCGCTCGCCAACTAGCACGGCGGCGAGATAAGACAATGGCGTTAAGTCACCGCTGGCACCAACCGAACCTTCCTCTGGGATCACTGGCACTATATTGAGATTAAGCAAGGTTTCGATGCGCTTTAATAGCTCATAGGTCACGCCGGATTTACCGATGGCGAGGGAGTTTAAACGGCAAGCCATCACGGCACGCGCCTGCATCACGCTTAAGATTTCGCCGAGGCCACAGCCATGGAAGCGGGATAAGTGCAGTGGCAGCTCATGGACTAAGTCGAGACTCACGTTGACAGTGCAAGAGTCGCCATAGCCGGTGGTAACGCCGTATACCACACCTTCTTCGTGCAGCAGGCTGTCGATAAAGCGGGCGCCCTTTTGGATATAAGCTTGGTAATCGGCATCATCATTGAGTTTGACTTTAGCACCCTTAGCAACGGCGACGACTTGCTCTAATGTGAGTAACTGACGGCCAAATTCGATTGGCAACTCAGCGGTTGTCGTGTGAGTAACTGCGTGGCTCATAAATGCTCTGTCCTGTCTGTAGTGCGCTCCTGCTCTGGGAGTGCTGCTGTCGTTTGTGGGGCGGGTGTCGCGCGGTTGACCTTGCTATCGTCCCGCCAAAAATCAAAAAAGTTAAACCACTGCAAAGGCTCACGCCTTGCGTAGTATTCGAGGCGTTCGCTGTAGTTATGCACCGCCTGTTGTAGTCGTTCCATTCGCCCTGCACGCGGGCCCTTGAGACTGTTGCTAAAGTGCTCCAAATGCACGCGATATCGCCCTTGTTCGCGCAGGCAAAACATCAGGTACACAGGGCAATCCAAGAGGCCGGCCAGAATAAATGGCCCCTGCGGGAAGGCTGCCTCTTCACCCATAAATGGCGCATATACCACGCGTCCTTGGGAGTGGGATGAGGTTCTATCGCCAGCAATCACCACTAGCTCACCGTCTTCAATCTTTTGCTGTAGTAGCATAGAGGTGGCGGGATTAAGCTCGGTCACTTGGATCAAATTCAGCGTGCTATCTGGGTTTAATTGCTTGAGGACATTATTAAAGTTTTCGGCATGGCTGGTTAACACCATGACATTCACTTTGACCTTGCGCTGGTGGAT encodes:
- a CDS encoding aromatic amino acid ammonia-lyase; amino-acid sequence: MSHAVTHTTTAELPIEFGRQLLTLEQVVAVAKGAKVKLNDDADYQAYIQKGARFIDSLLHEEGVVYGVTTGYGDSCTVNVSLDLVHELPLHLSRFHGCGLGEILSVMQARAVMACRLNSLAIGKSGVTYELLKRIETLLNLNIVPVIPEEGSVGASGDLTPLSYLAAVLVGEREVIYNGERRATQEVYRELNITPHVLRPKEGLALMNGTAVMTALACLAFDRAQYLARLASRITAMASLTLKGNSNHFDDILFAAKPHPGQNQIATWIREDLNHHVHPRNSDRLQDRYSIRCAPHIIGVLQDALPFMRQFIETEVNSANDNPIVDGEGEHILHGGHFYGGHIAFAMDSLKNTVANIADLIDRQMALVMDPKFNNGLPANLSGSTGPRRAINHGFKAVQIGVSAWTAEALKHTMPASVFSRSTECHNQDKVSMGTIAARDCMRVLQLTEQVAAAALLAMTQGIGLRIKQNELDESSLTPSLATTLAQVRADFEPLVEDRPLEAVLRQTVAKIQAGEWEVCR